A genome region from Flavobacterium sp. includes the following:
- a CDS encoding FAD-dependent oxidoreductase has protein sequence MDEAADKINEGSITSGDNVSFWIDTTSILAFDKPSQNISTEVLIIGGGIAGLTTAYKLLKARKKVVLVEDGFLGSGETGRTTAHLTCALDDRYYYIENTFGKENAKLAAESHTAAIDEIEKIVTDLNINCDFKRVNGYLFLHPNDKENNLDKEFQATINAGLDTSLLPDTPFLSGTENQRSIEFKNQAQFHILHYLKGLAEAIIALGGTIYTEAHADNITKEGASVNGFNFNAKHIVVATNTPVNDILTMHTKQHAYRTYVIGAKIPKGSLPYALWWDTGDVKSKWVSQPYHYVRLQSFDDQYDLLISGGEDHKTGQADEEGISEAERYERLAVWTKQYFPMIDDISYKWSGQVIEPYDSLGFMGRNPGDKNIYIITGDSGNGMTHATIGAMIITDQITGIKNKWEDLYNPSRITFKAFGDFIKEAGNMASQYLDWIKASDLKNTADLKAGDGGILTAGTKKIAVYRDYDNTLQAFSAVCPHLGCIVKWNSDEKTFDCPCHGSRFATDGTVTNGPAENNLHKIEVK, from the coding sequence ATGGATGAAGCAGCAGACAAAATAAATGAAGGAAGCATTACTTCTGGAGATAATGTTTCTTTTTGGATTGACACCACCTCAATTTTAGCTTTTGATAAACCTTCTCAAAATATTTCAACAGAAGTACTTATAATTGGCGGCGGAATTGCCGGACTTACCACAGCGTACAAACTTTTAAAAGCCAGAAAAAAAGTAGTTCTGGTTGAGGATGGCTTTTTAGGAAGCGGTGAAACAGGACGAACTACAGCCCATTTAACCTGTGCTCTCGACGATCGTTATTATTATATTGAAAATACTTTTGGTAAAGAAAATGCCAAACTCGCCGCCGAAAGCCATACTGCAGCTATTGATGAAATAGAAAAAATAGTCACGGATTTAAATATTAACTGTGATTTTAAAAGAGTTAACGGATATTTATTTCTCCATCCTAATGACAAAGAAAACAACCTGGATAAAGAATTTCAAGCTACAATTAATGCGGGACTAGATACTTCTCTGCTTCCGGATACTCCTTTTTTAAGCGGAACAGAAAATCAAAGATCAATTGAATTTAAGAATCAGGCTCAATTTCACATCTTACACTATTTAAAAGGGCTTGCCGAAGCTATAATTGCTCTCGGTGGAACCATTTACACTGAAGCACATGCCGATAATATTACGAAAGAAGGAGCTTCAGTCAATGGTTTCAATTTTAATGCAAAACATATTGTCGTGGCAACCAATACGCCTGTCAATGACATTCTTACCATGCATACCAAACAACATGCCTATCGCACTTATGTAATTGGCGCTAAGATTCCTAAAGGTTCTTTACCGTATGCACTCTGGTGGGATACCGGAGATGTAAAGTCCAAATGGGTTTCACAGCCTTATCATTATGTCCGTTTACAAAGTTTTGATGACCAGTACGACTTATTGATTTCAGGCGGCGAAGACCATAAAACAGGACAAGCTGATGAAGAAGGGATTTCTGAAGCAGAACGTTACGAAAGATTGGCTGTCTGGACAAAACAATATTTTCCTATGATAGATGATATCAGTTATAAATGGTCTGGACAAGTTATAGAACCTTATGATTCTTTAGGTTTTATGGGAAGAAATCCAGGAGATAAAAATATTTATATCATTACAGGTGATTCCGGAAATGGTATGACACACGCCACGATTGGGGCAATGATTATTACCGATCAGATTACAGGCATTAAAAACAAATGGGAAGATTTGTACAATCCGTCCCGAATTACTTTCAAAGCTTTTGGAGACTTTATAAAAGAAGCAGGAAATATGGCATCTCAATATCTGGACTGGATTAAAGCATCTGACTTAAAAAATACAGCAGATTTAAAAGCTGGTGACGGCGGAATTCTTACCGCAGGAACAAAAAAAATAGCGGTTTATCGTGATTATGATAATACACTTCAGGCTTTTTCTGCCGTTTGTCCGCATTTAGGCTGTATCGTAAAATGGAATTCAGACGAAAAAACATTCGACTGTCCGTGCCACGGCTCAAGATTTGCGACCGACGGAACGGTTACAAATGGACCTGCAGAAAACAATTTACACAAAATTGAAGTTAAATAA
- a CDS encoding flavodoxin family protein yields MKAIILLATLKNKGRSNTEALVDFFGEYLSEQKIDFEVIRLANHHIVSGTYTHMNKKDDWPEIYQKILDAKILLFATPIWWNNHSSELQRCIERLDEVYDIILSGKDSPLDGKIGGVIVTGDSDGVEHITGNIANFFCSIGVTVPPYTSLGVIWEGHSKDAKKTKSQLQKYYKRMYHKDALAMAESLKKATK; encoded by the coding sequence ATGAAAGCGATTATACTTTTGGCTACCTTAAAAAACAAAGGCCGTTCTAATACCGAAGCTTTAGTCGATTTTTTCGGTGAATATCTTTCGGAACAAAAAATTGATTTTGAAGTAATTCGGCTGGCAAACCATCATATTGTTTCAGGAACTTACACGCACATGAACAAAAAAGATGATTGGCCGGAAATCTATCAAAAAATTCTGGATGCCAAAATTCTTTTGTTTGCTACACCTATTTGGTGGAACAATCATTCTTCTGAATTACAGCGTTGTATCGAACGTCTGGATGAAGTTTATGACATTATTCTTTCGGGTAAAGATTCTCCGCTTGACGGAAAAATTGGCGGCGTAATTGTAACCGGCGATTCCGACGGAGTGGAACATATCACGGGAAATATTGCTAATTTCTTCTGTTCAATTGGCGTTACGGTTCCACCCTATACTTCACTTGGGGTTATTTGGGAAGGACATTCTAAAGATGCCAAAAAAACGAAATCACAATTGCAGAAATATTATAAAAGAATGTATCACAAAGACGCACTGGCAATGGCCGAATCTTTGAAAAAAGCAACGAAATAA
- a CDS encoding CheR family methyltransferase yields MTLQNTIQTENISPNFPITAIAGSTGEIKALQTIVSQIPEDSGTAYVVLQHLAAEQSDNLKEVLTLSAKIPVVEIISEINFQPNHIYIVPENNYLLAEEGVLKMHAIKRIDKISKNIDISLEAIALVYKSFAIGIVLSGTSFDGTNGLKKIKEFGGVTIVQNPENAVYKAMPQNAIDADAADFILAPENIVLQIANIHKSYLNNHAYSEEENIPKKEENVLNQILNLVLQKTGNDFFHYKQPTIIRRITRRMLVLKKETISDYYNILRIDKNEQELLFNDLLIPVTYFFRDEDSFESLSKNVFPQLIQNSVNNTLRVWVPGCSTGEEAYSLAIVICEYLSQNNIKDLKVQIFASDISEKSIAKARSAMYSAQDIQHISETRLEHYFTKRDGNYHVNKVIRDMCIFATHNFIKDPPFARIDLVSCRNVMIYFDSFLQEKVLSSFHYSLKEKGFLFLGKSESANNAQHLFDTVVKQDKIYAKKFAPARYVPQAFKPAYNNVPQKIKTFDNNPEGDFRKIADDILFSRYTPASVIINEYLEIIHFHGDTTPFLLPAPGRPNFNILKMAREGISFELRNAISEIKKNKENIIQENLSVKDQNYQASFEILTLSNDEDHLMVLFHKNPLPETDSNSKQNKKNADQLRIAELERELLQLREDIKRVTEDQQIAFEELQTTNEELLSSTEELQAMNEELETSTEELQSNNQELMCTNDELLDRQEQLLSMRYYAESIVETIREPLIIIDKDYNVKSANPAFYKYFTTTEKETEGFSFFEIGKCQWDIPEFKDLIFKMIIQKQTIEDYKLEIVCSETDRKTLMVNARLIQNSKQDGMILLAFEDITDLIAANELLNKRNAELQIYNEQLENFTSAASHDLQEPLNKIHMLCHRIFEKENALSEDGKHNLKRAMISAKNMSQLVADLINYSRINFAEKKFKKTDLNLLFKKTINDIKDSIEEKKALVEVNLTENSVNGIGFQIQQLLTNLILNSIKYSKENIAPEIKIETLKASDAEIAELGGSPENKYVKINVSDNGIGFSQDFANRIFDPFYRLHSKDQYEGSGLGLTLVKKIVSNHNGFIKAASKVNEGTIMSVYFPS; encoded by the coding sequence ATGACTTTACAAAATACAATTCAAACTGAAAATATTTCTCCAAATTTCCCAATAACAGCAATTGCAGGTTCTACGGGCGAAATAAAGGCTTTACAAACCATCGTTTCGCAAATTCCCGAAGATTCTGGAACTGCGTATGTTGTATTACAGCATTTAGCCGCAGAGCAATCAGATAATTTAAAAGAAGTCTTAACACTTTCGGCAAAAATTCCGGTTGTGGAAATCATCAGCGAAATTAATTTTCAGCCGAATCATATTTATATTGTACCTGAAAATAATTATCTGCTTGCAGAAGAAGGTGTTTTGAAAATGCATGCTATAAAACGCATTGACAAAATCAGTAAAAACATTGATATTTCTTTAGAAGCCATTGCTCTGGTATATAAAAGTTTTGCTATTGGTATTGTTCTTTCGGGAACTTCGTTTGACGGTACAAACGGGTTGAAGAAAATAAAGGAATTTGGCGGTGTTACCATTGTACAGAATCCGGAGAATGCCGTTTATAAAGCAATGCCTCAAAATGCCATTGATGCTGATGCTGCCGATTTTATTTTGGCTCCTGAAAACATTGTTTTACAAATAGCAAACATCCATAAAAGTTATCTTAACAATCACGCTTACAGCGAAGAAGAAAATATTCCCAAAAAAGAAGAAAATGTACTCAATCAGATTTTGAATCTTGTTTTACAGAAAACCGGAAATGACTTTTTTCATTACAAACAGCCTACGATAATAAGACGTATTACACGCCGAATGCTGGTTTTAAAAAAAGAAACCATTTCTGATTATTATAATATTCTTCGCATTGATAAAAACGAGCAGGAATTGTTATTTAATGATTTATTGATTCCGGTAACCTACTTTTTTAGAGACGAAGATTCTTTTGAATCACTTTCAAAAAATGTATTTCCGCAGTTAATTCAAAATTCTGTCAACAATACTTTACGTGTCTGGGTTCCGGGTTGTTCAACTGGCGAAGAAGCCTATTCTCTTGCCATTGTTATTTGCGAGTATTTATCTCAAAATAACATAAAAGATCTTAAAGTTCAGATTTTTGCATCAGATATATCCGAAAAATCTATTGCTAAAGCCAGATCTGCCATGTATTCTGCTCAGGATATTCAGCACATTTCAGAAACGAGATTAGAACATTATTTTACAAAACGCGACGGAAATTATCACGTAAATAAAGTAATTCGCGATATGTGCATTTTTGCTACGCATAACTTTATCAAAGATCCGCCATTTGCCCGAATTGATTTGGTTTCATGCCGAAATGTGATGATTTATTTTGATTCATTTCTGCAGGAAAAAGTGTTAAGTTCTTTTCATTATTCGTTAAAAGAAAAAGGATTTTTATTTCTAGGAAAATCAGAATCAGCCAACAATGCCCAGCATTTATTTGATACCGTTGTAAAACAAGATAAAATTTACGCCAAGAAATTTGCGCCAGCACGTTATGTTCCGCAGGCTTTTAAACCAGCTTACAATAATGTTCCGCAAAAAATCAAAACATTTGATAATAATCCAGAAGGTGATTTTAGAAAAATTGCTGATGATATTTTGTTTTCAAGATATACGCCGGCAAGTGTTATTATTAATGAATATCTGGAAATTATTCATTTTCATGGAGATACAACTCCATTTTTGCTGCCAGCACCGGGAAGACCGAATTTTAATATTCTGAAAATGGCGCGCGAAGGCATTAGTTTTGAACTTCGTAATGCAATTTCTGAAATCAAAAAAAATAAAGAGAATATCATTCAGGAAAATCTTTCTGTAAAAGACCAGAATTATCAGGCTTCTTTTGAAATTTTGACGCTTTCAAACGATGAAGATCATTTGATGGTTCTTTTTCATAAAAACCCGCTTCCTGAAACAGATTCGAATTCGAAACAAAACAAAAAAAATGCCGATCAGCTTCGAATTGCTGAACTTGAAAGAGAATTATTGCAATTGCGTGAAGATATAAAACGTGTTACAGAAGATCAGCAAATCGCCTTTGAAGAACTGCAGACTACAAACGAAGAATTATTAAGCAGCACGGAAGAACTTCAGGCTATGAATGAAGAACTGGAAACTTCTACAGAAGAACTTCAGTCTAATAATCAGGAATTAATGTGCACCAATGACGAACTTTTGGACCGTCAGGAACAATTGCTTTCGATGCGTTATTATGCCGAATCTATTGTAGAAACGATTAGAGAACCTTTGATTATTATTGATAAGGATTATAATGTAAAAAGTGCCAATCCGGCGTTTTACAAATACTTTACAACAACTGAAAAAGAAACGGAAGGATTTTCGTTTTTTGAAATTGGAAAATGCCAATGGGATATTCCGGAATTTAAGGATTTGATCTTTAAAATGATTATTCAGAAGCAGACTATCGAAGATTATAAACTGGAAATTGTATGCAGCGAAACTGACAGAAAAACATTGATGGTAAATGCACGTTTGATTCAAAACTCGAAACAAGACGGAATGATTCTACTTGCATTTGAAGACATTACAGATTTAATTGCTGCGAATGAACTTCTAAATAAAAGAAATGCGGAACTACAGATTTATAATGAACAGTTAGAAAATTTTACTTCGGCGGCGAGTCACGATCTTCAGGAACCGCTTAATAAAATTCATATGCTTTGTCATCGTATTTTTGAAAAAGAAAATGCATTGTCTGAAGATGGAAAACATAATTTAAAACGCGCCATGATTTCGGCAAAAAATATGAGTCAGCTGGTTGCCGATCTTATTAATTATTCGCGAATAAATTTTGCCGAGAAAAAGTTTAAAAAAACCGATTTGAATCTGCTTTTCAAAAAAACAATCAACGACATAAAAGATTCGATCGAAGAAAAGAAAGCGCTTGTTGAAGTAAATCTAACTGAAAATTCAGTAAACGGAATTGGTTTTCAAATTCAGCAGTTACTTACCAATTTGATTTTAAATTCTATAAAATATTCTAAAGAAAATATTGCGCCCGAAATCAAAATAGAAACCTTAAAAGCTTCGGATGCAGAAATAGCAGAACTTGGCGGAAGTCCTGAAAACAAGTACGTTAAAATTAATGTAAGTGATAATGGTATTGGTTTTAGTCAGGATTTTGCAAACCGTATTTTTGATCCTTTTTACAGACTGCACAGTAAAGATCAATATGAAGGAAGCGGGCTGGGTTTAACGTTGGTAAAAAAAATAGTCTCGAATCATAATGGCTTTATTAAAGCTGCAAGTAAAGTGAATGAAGGCACCATTATGAGTGTATATTTTCCGTCTTAA
- a CDS encoding SDR family oxidoreductase, whose amino-acid sequence MENISNYFGQNINQKRIVVTGGTTGIGKAIAELLVSLGGRVFIFGRDENDFNTAIQDIKTKSFTGEIFGVSADITKKEDIDMIWEKVDSVLGGIDILINNAALPAKGIIEGDYEDWKYILETNILGYIAFAKESVNRMKEQKSGHIINIGSMSAEVKEKTGVIYVSTKTAIRGFSTALRKEINPLGIKVSHVEPGAVTSDMQPDPKEVQQEKIEKMEMLEAEDIAMSVLFCLSQPKRCDIVSMQIRPHLQII is encoded by the coding sequence ATGGAAAACATATCAAACTACTTTGGACAAAACATTAATCAAAAAAGAATTGTAGTAACCGGCGGTACAACCGGAATTGGAAAAGCTATTGCAGAACTTTTAGTCTCGCTTGGCGGACGCGTTTTCATCTTTGGAAGAGATGAAAATGATTTTAATACTGCTATCCAAGACATCAAAACAAAATCTTTTACAGGTGAAATTTTTGGCGTAAGCGCTGATATTACCAAAAAAGAAGACATTGATATGATTTGGGAAAAAGTGGACAGCGTTCTCGGCGGTATTGATATCCTGATTAATAATGCCGCTTTGCCCGCAAAAGGTATTATTGAAGGCGATTATGAAGACTGGAAATACATTTTAGAAACCAATATTCTGGGTTATATCGCTTTTGCAAAAGAATCTGTTAATCGAATGAAAGAGCAAAAATCCGGACATATCATCAACATTGGTTCTATGAGTGCTGAGGTAAAAGAAAAAACAGGTGTAATTTATGTTTCCACTAAAACTGCAATCAGAGGTTTTAGCACGGCACTTCGAAAAGAAATAAATCCGCTTGGTATTAAAGTTTCGCATGTAGAGCCCGGAGCCGTAACAAGTGATATGCAGCCGGACCCGAAAGAAGTGCAGCAGGAAAAAATAGAAAAAATGGAAATGCTTGAAGCAGAAGATATTGCCATGAGTGTTTTGTTCTGTTTATCACAGCCAAAACGCTGCGATATTGTAAGCATGCAAATCAGACCGCATTTGCAAATTATTTAA
- a CDS encoding zinc-dependent alcohol dehydrogenase, translated as MKAAVIHGPGSIKYDTVDDPILKEKDDIILKVTSTAICGSDLHIYSGGFPQPRPMVLGHEFMGIVEETGSAVTHLKRGDRVVVPFPIACGNCFFCNHDVPGNCEHSNPEHYGPEGGITTEKGGALFGYTDLYGGYDGGQSQYVRVPYANYGPRIVPEDLSDEQVLFLTDIFPTGYTGVDWGEVKGGETVAIFGSGPVGIMAAKSAWLRGASQVIIVDTLQYRLDKARVTTGSTTILWEDGPKEVVEQIRALTQGRGADVCIDAVGFEPDRNLGDRIKATINFEKGSIKVLEACMSAVRRSGIVSVLGVYPVNYDNFPLGQFFDKGIILKGGQAPAHKHIDKLLEYVVQGKVKLDDIITHRMPLSEISHAYDIFKKKEDGCVKVVLDPWK; from the coding sequence ATGAAAGCAGCAGTTATACACGGTCCGGGCTCTATAAAATACGATACAGTCGATGATCCGATTTTAAAAGAAAAAGACGATATTATTTTGAAAGTTACTTCAACCGCAATCTGTGGATCTGACCTTCATATTTATTCTGGCGGATTTCCTCAGCCGAGACCAATGGTTTTGGGACATGAGTTTATGGGAATTGTCGAAGAAACAGGTTCTGCGGTTACTCATTTAAAAAGAGGCGATCGTGTTGTAGTTCCATTTCCGATTGCTTGTGGAAATTGTTTTTTCTGCAACCACGATGTTCCGGGAAATTGCGAACACAGTAATCCAGAACATTATGGCCCTGAAGGCGGAATCACAACAGAAAAAGGAGGAGCGCTTTTTGGCTACACTGATCTTTACGGCGGTTATGATGGCGGACAGTCACAATATGTTCGCGTGCCGTATGCGAATTATGGACCAAGAATTGTTCCTGAAGATTTATCAGATGAGCAAGTTCTTTTTTTAACCGATATTTTTCCAACTGGTTATACGGGAGTTGATTGGGGAGAAGTGAAGGGAGGTGAAACAGTTGCTATTTTTGGTTCTGGCCCGGTTGGAATTATGGCAGCAAAAAGTGCCTGGCTTCGTGGTGCTTCGCAGGTTATTATTGTTGATACGCTGCAGTATCGATTGGATAAAGCACGAGTTACAACGGGTTCTACTACAATTCTTTGGGAAGATGGACCTAAAGAGGTTGTTGAACAAATTCGTGCACTTACACAAGGACGCGGTGCCGATGTTTGTATTGATGCAGTAGGTTTTGAACCAGACAGAAATTTAGGCGACAGAATTAAAGCGACAATTAATTTTGAAAAAGGTTCTATTAAAGTATTAGAAGCCTGTATGAGTGCCGTTCGCAGAAGCGGAATTGTTTCGGTTTTAGGAGTTTATCCTGTTAATTATGATAATTTTCCGCTGGGACAATTTTTTGATAAAGGAATTATCCTAAAAGGGGGTCAGGCTCCAGCACACAAACATATTGATAAATTACTGGAATATGTGGTTCAGGGAAAAGTAAAACTAGATGATATTATTACACACAGAATGCCGCTTTCTGAAATTTCGCATGCTTACGATATTTTCAAAAAGAAAGAAGACGGTTGCGTCAAAGTCGTTTTGGATCCGTGGAAATAA
- a CDS encoding SRPBCC family protein — protein sequence MITTAIPQQGQKSKFELKKNVSTLERVLMVTSGAYLLYNALSKENKSISKAGAGGAMLLRGISGYCPIYDAAGHLMNDKASNINIRLNTVINKPVGEVYDYWRNLENLPQFLSHLASVKTIDETTSEWTAKGPGGIGSISWKAKIVKDRKDKLLSWISLDGSTIRNAGKVIFKPHGNITELDITISYHAPLGIAGESAAKFLNPYFEKLVQTDLANLKNHLESN from the coding sequence ATGATCACAACAGCAATACCACAGCAAGGACAAAAATCAAAATTTGAGTTAAAGAAAAATGTTTCAACATTAGAAAGAGTTTTAATGGTAACAAGCGGGGCTTATTTGTTATACAATGCTTTATCAAAAGAAAACAAAAGTATAAGCAAAGCCGGAGCGGGAGGCGCAATGCTTTTAAGAGGAATTTCAGGATATTGTCCTATATATGATGCTGCAGGACATTTAATGAATGACAAAGCATCAAACATAAATATCAGATTAAACACTGTAATTAATAAACCTGTGGGCGAAGTATATGATTATTGGCGAAATCTTGAAAATTTACCACAATTTTTGAGTCATCTTGCGAGTGTTAAAACCATTGATGAAACAACCTCTGAATGGACGGCAAAAGGTCCAGGCGGAATTGGATCTATAAGCTGGAAAGCCAAAATTGTAAAAGACAGAAAAGATAAACTTCTAAGCTGGATTTCTCTTGATGGTTCGACTATAAGAAACGCCGGAAAAGTAATTTTTAAACCTCATGGCAATATTACCGAACTTGATATAACAATTTCATATCATGCTCCGCTTGGAATTGCCGGTGAAAGCGCAGCCAAATTTTTAAATCCGTATTTTGAAAAATTAGTTCAGACTGATCTTGCGAATTTAAAAAATCATTTAGAATCAAATTAA
- a CDS encoding DUF6766 family protein, protein MKTFLKNNGLCICFILLFIGSLIGQIFLGFKEHNKELIEEGGKIISLSSYLTSGHFFQSTFENWESEFLQMALFVVFTIFLKQKGSSESKKIDEPEEVDREPDPNRKDAPWPVKKGGFILQLYKHSLTIILLLLFAISFVFHFYGSLKDENEKLLLEGKPLETITSYIANSRFWFESFQNWQSEFLSVFAIVMLSIYFRQIGSSQSKPVDAPHMETGE, encoded by the coding sequence ATGAAAACATTTTTAAAAAATAATGGATTATGTATCTGTTTTATACTGCTTTTCATTGGCTCTCTTATCGGACAGATATTTTTAGGTTTTAAAGAACATAATAAAGAATTGATTGAAGAAGGCGGAAAAATAATCAGCCTCAGTTCTTACCTCACATCAGGGCATTTTTTTCAGTCTACTTTTGAAAATTGGGAAAGTGAATTTCTACAAATGGCTCTTTTTGTAGTTTTTACTATTTTCTTAAAACAAAAAGGCTCATCAGAATCAAAAAAAATTGACGAACCTGAAGAAGTTGACAGAGAACCAGATCCGAACCGAAAAGATGCTCCGTGGCCTGTTAAAAAAGGCGGATTTATTCTACAGCTCTACAAACATTCTCTCACAATTATTTTGCTTTTATTATTTGCAATTTCGTTTGTCTTTCATTTTTACGGAAGTTTAAAAGATGAAAACGAAAAATTGCTTTTAGAAGGAAAACCTTTAGAAACCATTACATCTTACATAGCAAATTCAAGATTTTGGTTTGAATCATTCCAAAACTGGCAAAGCGAATTTCTTTCCGTTTTCGCCATAGTTATGCTATCTATTTATTTCCGACAAATAGGATCCTCACAATCAAAACCAGTCGATGCACCGCATATGGAAACTGGAGAATGA
- a CDS encoding DNA-3-methyladenine glycosylase: MAENFAVYPNKIPYSYYLNPDVIFLAKDLLGKVLYTQINGEITAGIIVETEAYFGIQDKASHAYGGRRTNRTETMYSSGGVSYVYLCYGIHHLFNIVSSVEGEPHAVLIRAIEPLIGNEIIESRRKMPVSKAAISSGPGSAAKALGIDASFNKKDLNGEEIWLQDHGIKYSEEEIAAVPRVGIAYAQEHALLPWRFFVKGNKYVSKPNKI, from the coding sequence ATGGCAGAAAACTTTGCAGTGTATCCCAATAAAATACCTTATTCCTATTATTTGAATCCTGATGTAATTTTTCTGGCAAAAGACCTTTTAGGAAAAGTACTTTACACTCAAATAAACGGAGAAATAACCGCCGGTATTATTGTTGAAACCGAAGCTTATTTTGGCATACAGGATAAAGCTTCGCACGCATACGGAGGCCGCCGAACCAATAGAACCGAAACAATGTACAGCAGCGGCGGAGTTTCTTACGTTTATTTATGTTACGGTATTCATCATCTTTTTAATATCGTAAGTTCTGTTGAAGGTGAACCGCATGCTGTTTTAATAAGAGCAATTGAACCATTAATAGGAAATGAAATTATAGAATCCAGACGAAAAATGCCTGTATCAAAAGCGGCTATTTCTTCTGGTCCCGGTTCTGCCGCAAAAGCATTGGGAATTGATGCTTCTTTTAATAAAAAGGATTTAAACGGAGAAGAAATCTGGCTGCAAGATCACGGCATTAAATATTCTGAAGAAGAAATTGCAGCCGTACCCCGCGTAGGAATTGCTTATGCACAAGAACACGCACTTTTGCCCTGGCGATTTTTTGTGAAAGGAAATAAATACGTGAGCAAACCAAATAAGATATAA